A region of the Leishmania panamensis strain MHOM/PA/94/PSC-1 chromosome 10 sequence genome:
AAGACATGAGCCGGGAAAGACAGGAGTGCCACCCAGCGTGCCCATCTGCGATTGGAGCCTTTCACACAAGAGTGGCGCCCATGCGCCGGCTACGCTATGGCCGGCGTCACAGGTAAcctttcttctctcactCCCCGGTAGCAGTGGTGACGCCGCAGCCTTGATCCTCCGTCTGGTTGTCCTCGCGCGGCCGCTTCGCCACGTTGACATAGGTCGAAGCGCTTGCTTTCGGCAACAACTCCCTGAGAGTAATCTGCTTCGTCCTGGGGGCCGCAGtctccgccttcgcctcgcCTGAGCTAGGCGGAGACGGCCTCGGGTGTCTCGTCTCTTCGACAGCCTCCGACAGTGTCACAGGCGCCTGCTCAGTCCCATCGCCGGATTCACCTACCTTGGCAGAAGCGTCATCAGCGGTCTCAGCAGCACGTTCAACTGAGGACTCTGCGATGTCGTTGTTATCAGTGTCATTGTCCGCATCCTCGCCTTCATCCTCATTTTTGCCCGTCCAGTCACCTGTCCTGgctctggtgctgctgtcccCCAGAGGCTTCGGCTTCGAAGAGGCAACGCGTACAAAGAGCCGCTCATCAGTGGGAGACCACGGCTCATCCCGCAGGACGAGCGAACGGTGACGTCGCTCGTAGAAGCGCCTGATGGTCCGCTCAATCTCGGCCCTCGCGACTCCgacgcagagctgctgctgcttcaagGCATCGAGTATCATCCTGGTCGAAACTTTGCTGTTGGCTGCAACGATTGTGTGCAGTGCCTTGAGCTCCGTATCCGTCATTTCGCGTCGGTTCTTCAGTGCGGCCTCCATCAAGCCACGCTGCCGctttgcctccctctcctccacgctCAGGCCCTCGTCCCCACTAGCCGGGATGTCAGCACGCCCGCTTGCGAATGCGCTCAGCTCATTCTCCAAGAGCTTAGCGAAGTACGTCGCGTTTAGAGAGGCAAAGCGCTCTAACTCGTCAAAGCCTCGAAGTGGGTGCTCATCGGTGGGAATGCCAACAAACGGTCCACTGTAGGACGGCACGAGTTTGTTTTTGTTGCGCAGTCGCCagaggcgacgctgccgtgcctCCATAATTTTGTGCTGGATGTCGTAGTCGGAgtcctcttcgtcgtcgttgATGAACTCtaagtcgctgctgtcgagaGAGTCCAAGTCAGCGTCCTTGTCTAAGTCACTCGAAGAAGACGCGGCGATATCCTCATCACCCTCCATGACGTCCCAGTCATCGCCCGAGTCGTACTCGTAATCCATGTTTGACAAGCGAGGAATGCCGCTCCGCAGCGGAAACCGAcccatctgcagcagctccacctcgttCAAGTTGCCCTCCTGCAAATGGTTGTAGGTGCCGAAGTAGGGCGGACGGGACTGGCACGGATTGTACCCGATGGCGAAGAAACCAGCGAACACGACCTCGTTGTCGAACGACGCATATGGGTCGCAAACGACCGTGTGGAAAGCGCAGCCACACTGGCGCAAGAGGTCGCGCAGTGGCACCTCTTGCGCATTTGAAGCCTCAATCATGGCGTTGAAgtcgcgcacacacaccttcgCCTTCGAAGGCGCGCCTTCATCGAAGTGCATGGGCGGGTGAAGCAGAGAGGACTCTTTTTCCATCATGTGATTCCTGCTATTCTCTGGGTCTCGCCGTGCGCCGCCCTGCATCGCGTGAGAGGAAAGGTTCACAACCGAGGCCTCCTCCGTATTGCCCGAAAATTTTTCTTCCGCCCTCACCCAAAAttgcagcgcagcaggagcaacgCGTTTGTCCTGAACAAACAGGGAGAATAACCTGTTCTTGTTGCTCTCCACCTTGACAGTGCTGCTCAGGAAACCAAAAAGAGCGAGGCTGTTCGAGGCCTCTTTCGGCACTTTAAGAACTGCCTTCTCTAGCTCGCGTGCTTTCTGCCTCGCTTCCTTTTCGgactcctgctcctcctcccgcgcCTTTCGACGTGCTTCCCTTTCAGCTTCCTTTTCCGCCTTTCGTGCGTCACGCTCCGTGTCTTTCAAGATCCGACGGTGCTCCTTTTCATCATCGTAGATGACTTTACGCACCTCAAGCTCTGACTTAATTAAGGCCGCGTCTTCTTCCTTCATCCGCCGGcgtgcctccttctccgcctcccgcTCAGCCTTACGGGCATCGCGAGCCTTCTTCTCAGGTGAGAATACGTGTCTGAGGGAGGCAAGCGGCATGTcatcctcctctgccaccgTACCGTTCGCCCTCTCTACCGATGACTCGGTAAGAAACTTGGTCCTTTGTCCTCCATTttccgccagctgctgcggttcTGGTCCTGAAGAACTGTGGCACACCTCTGAGTTGCTGCTTACGACCACGGAATGATCCCCCGGCTCCTGTGATGGCGCATTGTTCTTGAGGCGTTGCAGCAAAGCTAGCGCCTCGTCGATACGGCTCGGGTCTATGTTTTTTAGCAATTCGGTGATGTTGTCCATTTATTGTTATCCTCCTTCTATGACGGCTGGAGCAGAACCAATAGCAGCACAAGTAGAGTGAGAAAGGGCAGatgtaaagagagagagaacaatgCCCACGCAGAATGTCTCAGAAAACGAGCACTGGagtcgaaaaaaaaaaaatagagcAAACAATGATGCTATCGCGGTAGGTTCTAGTATCGTCACAACATATTTTCATCGAAAGCTTGTAAACATCCAGGACCACTATTCAGTTGGCTCCAtcaaagaagaaaagtgaAGTGTCCTTCCGCACCGCGCGCGCTTTTTACATGTTGCCAGATTTCAAGAGTATAataagaagagagaggacacTACTACCCTTGACGACCAGGTTAGCACGGCTATTGGACATGAATGAAGCAGTTCAAAAAAGCGTCTTCCTTCACTACATCGTCGTTCACACCCTTGACAAAAAAGCACAAGTCCCGGAACTCTTTTGGGGTCAGACTTtgcgtggcggcgctctcgGTTTGCGCGTTCGTCAAAAGtccctccagctgctccacagCAACGCACCGAGTACATGTCCCATTCGCAgtcaccatcaccatccTCCCACTCGCTTCCCAAATCGTGTTGAAACAGGAGCGAATGTCACCTTCCGTAGCCCTGCACACCACCGAAGAGACGCGATCTGTGAATCGGGGATGGGGACAGGCGAGCACCTGAGGGTCGTATGCCAGGACGCGGGTGTGGAGCAACTCCACTAAGAGAGCGTGTAGCTTTTCACGGTCGGCAAAATTTCCTAGACCTTGTATCGGCTCCATCTGGTAGACCGTATCATTTTCCTGAGATAGGCATTGAGGATCCTGCGCAATCATTGCCGTGATTTGATCAATCTGGTCATCAGTCAAGCAAAGACCCAGAGACTGAAAGATGCCTGGCACTTTGATAAGCGAAATCGGGTCTTCGCGGTGGCCATCCCGCTGCGGTGACGATACGTCGACAGTGTTCGCCATGATCGCCCTATCAGCTGCCGCCCTATAGGTATCAAGGACTTTCTTGCGCGCCACCTTGGGAATGTATACTGTCTCATCCAGTTGCTGACGATACGCAGCATCCGGATCGGGTACAATCTTTGCGGGCTTCTTGccacccttcttcttccccctccccttctggGAAGGCTTTACCAAAGACGGCATTCTGCTCCGTAAGAAGTGAAGAACCCACAGATCCACATGAAGTAAAAAGCGTGAGATATTGTGAAAAATTAAAAAGCTTGATGTAATCAGTCAAGCTTCGAAAGCGTGCCCAGGTGTTTGGGCTCTCAAAGGGAGAGACCAGAGAAGACCGTCCTTCAGTACCCGCCACAACGATCGCCGACACGCCGCAGTCATCGGTTACCGCATCTTACACTTTGCTTGTCGCTATGAAACAGCTCACGGGGTTCGTGGCAATGGCATTATCTACAAGAAAAGATACAATCGAAGAGCAACCCTAGCCATGTGCCTTGTCCGATGTGAAAAACTTTTGTACCATATGCTCGCCCTTTTTCACCGCCATTTCAGCGTACGTACCGACTTTCGATGGTCTCACAATATCGACCGAGTCCCGCAACAAAGCGGTAGCGCCGTACGTGCCCTGAAGCTTGTTCGCCAGAAAGAAAAGCTCTCCATCCTCGAGAAAGGCGATGAGATATGGTGCTGCCTCAGCAAAAATGTTGAAGTCGGGCAGCAGCTTTCGACCCAGGCCCTCCCCCACAATCACTGAGAGAACGAGTGAAGCAAAGTTGCCGTCCAAAGGAATGTGATTCTCACGGACCGTCTCCATTATCTTTCCCAGGACAGTGCCAATCTGGACTTTACTGAGCCGGAAGCCTGCCGCTTCAGGAGAAACCAAGTCAAAGACCTGCTTCATCTGTTGCTTGAACCTCTCCCTGTTTACCGGATCCTGTGCATCTCTCATGGAGTGAGGCAAACGATCAATCATTAGATCCGCACCGAGCTCACCATCACCGCAAGCCACAGCGGCAAAGAGCGAGATGAAGTTGTTGCGCTCGTCCCTGGAAAGGGTCGTGACAAGACCAGTATCGAGAACCACGACCTCGAACCGCAGCTTTCGCTTGCCGTCAGGGTAGTACTGCCGAACACCATCCGTCTTATTTGTGCGCAAAAAAACGTTTCCGGGGTGCAAATCTGAGTGCACAAAGTTGTCCTCAAAGAGCATCTTGAAAAACATGTGACACCCCAGCTCCGCCACACCTCTGTATTCTTCGCTGTACATAACAttgtgcagcggcacacccTCTTCAAATGTTTCGAAGAGCACGTCTTCCGTAGACAGAGACATCAGTGGTGTGGGGAAAATAACACCGTTGAAGCTGCGGAAGTTGTACCTGAACTGCATCAAATTATCGGCTTCAACTAGCAGATTGAGCTGAGACCGAACCAGTGAAGAGAACTCGCTGATGCTCGCATCCAAATTAAAGTAGCGCAGGCCGGGAATAATTCTGTTTCCGACCCAAACAAAAAGACGCATAGCTGCCAGGTCGGCCGACACCTGTTCGCGTATGTGAGGGTGTGTGACCTTGAGAGCGAGTTCCGTCCCAGCTGGTATGCCGTCAATGCTCTCGCGGAGCTTCGCTCGGTGTATTTGTGCAATGCTACCACTTTTGATTGGAACCTTTTCAATCTCGGAGATGTAGCGAAGGGCATTGTGCCCTTTGCAAGTTCCGTCGGTGAACACCCTGCGGAGAGACTTCTCGGTGTGCGACCACTTGTGCGGCTCGGTACTGTCATACAGCTTTTCAAGCATCTTACACATTTGATTGGGGAAAAAGTCAGGACGCGTTGCCATCCACTGCCCAAATTTGATGTAGCTCGGTCCCATTGATGAGAGGAAGGCAAGCATCTTTTCATAAAATATTTGTTCAGGGCACAGCCCCAAGCTGTACGTGAGAAACCCGTACCACAGAACAGGAACGCACCCTACAAAAAGCAGCACGACTCGGTACGCAACGTAGAAGAAAAACACCACTTTTGGCATAGACCGCACCTCCGGCAGCAAGCCATCGCCCATTGATGTCCCAGCGACGTAAAGCTTTGTTCTCCTCACCGGCATTGGCATCCTCCTACGCTGGTCTTCGCGCAGATACTCCGGAAGAAAAAACTTGCTGTAGCAACCATACAACCCAAGGCCGCAACACCCGGTGGCTACTGCACCAAATATGCGCACCTGACGGCGACTGAGGGCCGTCACCCTCCGTCGCATATCGGTCCCGGACATCAGCAGAAAGCACCTCTAATGTGGGGAACTGCGTAGAATAAAGTTGACAAGAAAAAGAATGTGGGGAGAACACATGATGGAACAAAGGTGCATTTAGCTCCCCTCGAAGCCTTATTTCGATATATTCAGGTGATTCTTCGCTCTGGTAGTGGCCTGCTAGTGCTAGGTGTGGTAGATTTCGGTTTGATTGGCCCCTTTGATTAGCTCTTGTATTGCATTCCACGCTACCTCCTTCAGTCAAAGTGCAACATAAAGGTGTTAGAAATAGATCACCGACAGAAATATATCGAAAAAACTGCTTGTTTCAAACCTGAGCAAGAAGTTGCAAAGAACACCTTGGGAATCTCCCATTTGCTCCCCGGAGGTACTTGCAACACAGAGTTGCTAGCACTCCAGAACTATCCTTATGCTTGCTGTACAGAGTGAAAGACTACTCCACTAACTCATAGTCCATGAAACAATGCGCTTGAGGAGACTCGGCGGAGTATTTTCCCGTCACCTTTCCCTCTAGATGCTGTCTTTTGCCATCTGAAACCTCTTCGCAATAAACATACATTTGggtgttttgtttgtttgcctCTTTGCGTGCCTCTGCGTACTCacttctctcgtttttctccgtatttcttttttttttcagacCACTCAACAAGGACTCATCCCTGGTCCTCGATATCTATGAACTGACTTCAAGCGATAGGAAAAAAGCTGAGTCTCCTCTTTTCCAGTCAAGGCTATTGTGAGTATATATATAGCGTTGAAGCCCATCAGTCGTTCAGCTATGCCTTCCACTGCCCTGTGCCGATGTTCACACTCTGTAAGCTTCATCTCCTCAATCCAGTCCGAAAAGTCCGCTATGACTTGAGACTTGGCTGCAAAGGCATGTCGCCCACAGCCTGTGTCGTAGAGCAGAACCTCAGGAGAGTTAGTCGAAACCCCAAAACACCTGCCACCATATAAAGCATCTAAAgtagcaaaaaaaaaaaaagaaatatCGTGCTCGGGTCAACGAGAATCGCAAAAGAGTCAGCAACGGAACACACAGCTTCTGGTAGGCCCGCCATATGTTGGCTACGCAAAATCACACTGTGGTGCAAGTTTCTCCCTTCCTAATTTCAACCTAGGTAATGCCTTCCTGGGTTTAGAGGGAATCTCTGCGAGGGTATCACAAAAAGTGCTTGATAGCGTTTCCTCTTTAGACCCCTTTCCGGTTTCTCAGATAGCCTAGCAGGAAAACTCCAGAGGGATTCCAGCGACATCGGTTTCTGAGAGTTGTCATTTGTGCGACATTTCACAAGTGACACCAACCAGCAACCACTACCATAATCCTCTATTCTGGCTACACAAAAAATACCCTCCTTCAAAGCTGACAGCACATTCTCGTACATTTCGAAAGTGTTATTCTCCACTTTGAGAGCTTTGGCTAACTACCATGTCTCCCTTTGAGCCAAAATGTCAATCTGGCTCAAATGATGCACCACTTAGCGCAGGAAGTCAAATAATCCGCGCCACAGCATTCCTCAGTTCTCTCAGCACAGTCAAAGGCAACACCAAATATCGGAATTACCTCCAAACCGTAAACAGACTGAAGCCCACAAAACAAGTAGGGCATGTCGAGTCCCTTTCGCTGTGAGAAACCTGCACATTCCAGAGCCCACCCCTCGCAATATCAttgcacacatacacgcccACGTGAAAGCCTTTCCCCCGTTCACTTTGGCCCGTTGTAAAAAGGTACTCGGCCACGCAGAAAGCTTACAGCGGAAGTGCTGCTCATAATACTGGCACTATTTTTCAATACCCCGCAGCACAGCCTACACCGCCCGTGCTCTGCACGGATCTGCGTGCGCTTTCTCCCATCAAACGTGTCCTTCTACCAGGAACTACTCGACAAACATACACCCATACAACCACTCTTCACCCACCACCCTTTTACTACCCCTGAACCCCTGCCCTGCGGAACAAACCGTCGTGCCGCAGAATCGGGCCATGGGTCCGACAGGATCTtctcgtcccccccccccgccccttctTCGGGCGCACGCTGCGCTATCGCATCGCGCAGACCCCGGCGGGTTCCGTCCCCTGTTCCGGGCGGGTTGCGGTGGGGGGCCATGCTCGGGGGCGAGCGTGGGCCCGGGGGAGGGCCGGCCAACCCCGCGCCAGGGCCCCCGCAGAGCACGCGCCCCGCCGCTCCAAGCCGCCGCAGCCCGACGTAGAAAAagccgcacgcacgcgccttTTGGATGAAAGACGCGGGCCCCCGCGGCCCCCCCTTGCAAACCACCCCGCCCCTATCTCCGCACGCCTTCCGCCGACGGGGCGCGCCATGGCGGCGCTCACTTTTTCAACCACGGGCCGGCCGCGGCGAACCGACCCCGGAAAGACCCGCAACCCACACGCCATTTCCGGCATCCCCACGAAGGcctggcgccggcgccggccTAGCGGGACCCACCGGGCGCGACGTTTTGCAGCCCGCCGCAGCCCCGCAGCCGAGAACGTTTCGACTCGGCGCGGAAGCGCCAAACCCAACCCCTGACCCCTTGCGATCGCACAAGCAAACGCAAAAAGCCTAAGAAAGGTTAAAAAGCACGCGCCGCCCGCAGCCGAAACGGATCTTTACCCCCTCGGGGGGCGAGGCTCTCGCAATGTTTTTCCAACACCCGGAAGGCACCCGGAAACACAGCGTTCCCCAGCGCCTGCAAAAaccggggcggcggcgcggcaatATTTGCGCACcagaaagaagaagcgcgacCCCGAAAAATCCCATGGAAGCCGCGGGCCGGGGACCTGCCCGCGAGGGAATCCCGCCGGGATGgtctgctgcggcgtcgttCTTGGGACCGGGGGTATTTTGCATGCCCCCAAAGCCCTGGCCACAGCGGGCACCCGCCGCCCCACAGGAACCCAaccccgccccccaccccggccTCCACCGCAGAGCAGCCAGACACCGCCGACCAGCCCAGGCCTTGTTTGGCGATGCGGGCCTCATTCTTGAGAACGCACAAGGCATGCCAGCATATTTCCAGGGCAGCACAGAAAGCGCGCTGGACTTGGCGTTTCCCAGGGGGTCATGGCGGCCAGCCGGCGTGCCAACCGCCATGAACGATAGAAAGCGCAAGTTTCCTACTTATGCCGTCACTCTGTTTCGCGAAACCCCACTTAGCCCGTCAACAAGAACATTCCCTAGACCATTTTGCCGCCGGAAAGGAGCAAAGCGAGGACATTTCGGTACAGAGGTGCAAAAAGCTACGAGACCCTTGGGCCAAGTCAGCCTGGACGAGCACAAAGCGTCGTCCAGCTCTTCCTTTCTGCGCACTGCCAAGTGCAGTCGTCCACATGGCTGTCGGGCTTGCGGGGTCGTGCGATGGGCCGCCGGGGCGCGCGCCGCGGACGGGCAGGCCGCAGATACACAACCAGGCCAGTATTCCAACCCGAACAACCACAccttgcgcacacacaaattATGCAAGCATGAGGGAACCACGTCATCAGGCAAGCCCTCAAGGAGACCTGGCATCGACGGATATCAAAGGCCGATCCCGGCTACTCTGCTCCATTGTTGGTGCTGCGAACGGTGGGCGTTGCAAAAACTTCCCCCCAGTTCATCAGGCGCCCCCCACCGCTGACGGACGCCCTAAATACACCATTGGTTGCAAGCACCGCTTGCTTGCGCAAACCCCATTGCACCGCCAAGCCAATCCCTCCAGCCCCCTGACATTTTCAGCATCGCCGCCCACTACTTTTCCCTTCCGGGCCA
Encoded here:
- a CDS encoding hypothetical protein (TriTrypDB/GeneDB-style sysID: LpmP.10.0540), with translation MPLASLRHVFSPEKKARDARKAEREAEKEARRRMKEEDAALIKSELEVRKVIYDDEKEHRRILKDTERDARKAEKEAEREARRKAREEEQESEKEARQKARELEKAVLKVPKEASNSLALFGFLSSTVKVESNKNRLFSLFVQDKRVAPAALQFWVRAEEKFSGNTEEASVVNLSSHAMQGGARRDPENSRNHMMEKESSLLHPPMHFDEGAPSKAKVCVRDFNAMIEASNAQEVPLRDLLRQCGCAFHTVVCDPYASFDNEVVFAGFFAIGYNPCQSRPPYFGTYNHLQEGNLNEVELLQMGRFPLRSGIPRLSNMDYEYDSGDDWDVMEGDEDIAASSSSDLDKDADLDSLDSSDLEFINDDEEDSDYDIQHKIMEARQRRLWRLRNKNKLVPSYSGPFVGIPTDEHPLRGFDELERFASLNATYFAKLLENELSAFASGRADIPASGDEGLSVEEREAKRQRGLMEAALKNRREMTDTELKALHTIVAANSKVSTRMILDALKQQQLCVGVARAEIERTIRRFYERRHRSLVLRDEPWSPTDERLFVRVASSKPKPLGDSSTRARTGDWTGKNEDEGEDADNDTDNNDIAESSVERAAETADDASAKVGESGDGTEQAPVTLSEAVEETRHPRPSPPSSGEAKAETAAPRTKQITLRELLPKASASTYVNVAKRPREDNQTEDQGCGVTTATGE
- a CDS encoding hypothetical protein (TriTrypDB/GeneDB-style sysID: LpmP.10.0550); translation: MPSLVKPSQKGRGKKKGGKKPAKIVPDPDAAYRQQLDETVYIPKVARKKVLDTYRAAADRAIMANTVDVSSPQRDGHREDPISLIKVPGIFQSLGLCLTDDQIDQITAMIAQDPQCLSQENDTVYQMEPIQGLGNFADREKLHALLVELLHTRVLAYDPQVLACPHPRFTDRVSSVVCRATEGDIRSCFNTIWEASGRMVMVTANGTCTRCVAVEQLEGLLTNAQTESAATQSLTPKEFRDLCFFVKGVNDDVVKEDAFLNCFIHVQ
- a CDS encoding hypothetical protein (TriTrypDB/GeneDB-style sysID: LpmP.10.0560) codes for the protein MSGTDMRRRVTALSRRQVRIFGAVATGCCGLGLYGCYSKFFLPEYLREDQRRRMPMPVRRTKLYVAGTSMGDGLLPEVRSMPKVVFFFYVAYRVVLLFVGCVPVLWYGFLTYSLGLCPEQIFYEKMLAFLSSMGPSYIKFGQWMATRPDFFPNQMCKMLEKLYDSTEPHKWSHTEKSLRRVFTDGTCKGHNALRYISEIEKVPIKSGSIAQIHRAKLRESIDGIPAGTELALKVTHPHIREQVSADLAAMRLFVWVGNRIIPGLRYFNLDASISEFSSLVRSQLNLLVEADNLMQFRYNFRSFNGVIFPTPLMSLSTEDVLFETFEEGVPLHNVMYSEEYRGVAELGCHMFFKMLFEDNFVHSDLHPGNVFLRTNKTDGVRQYYPDGKRKLRFEVVVLDTGLVTTLSRDERNNFISLFAAVACGDGELGADLMIDRLPHSMRDAQDPVNRERFKQQMKQVFDLVSPEAAGFRLSKVQIGTVLGKIMETVRENHIPLDGNFASLVLSVIVGEGLGRKLLPDFNIFAEAAPYLIAFLEDGELFFLANKLQGTYGATALLRDSVDIVRPSKVGTYAEMAVKKGEHMVQKFFTSDKAHG